The genomic stretch CTTGCCGACCCACTTGTCGCCCTCCTTGAGGGCGTACTCGCCGCCCTCGGACCAGGCCAGCGCGCCGAGCAGGTGGTTGGCGTCGGAGCCGCCGTTGAAGGCGAAGCCGTCGACGTCCTTGCCCTTCTCCTCCTGGATCTTCTTGGCCGCCGCCAGCACCTCGTCCCAGGTCTTCGGAACCTCGATCTTGAGGTCCTTGAACCAGTCCTTGCGGTACATGACGGCGCGGGTGCCGGCGCCCCACGGCATGGCGTAGACCTCGCCGTCGATGGTCTCCAGGCCGAAGAGGTTCTTCGGGATCTGCGCGTGCTCGCCGCCGCTGGTGATCGACGTGACCGGGGCCAGCGCGTCCTGGCTCTGCCAGAGCGGCACCTGGTCGTTGCCGATCTCCGTCACGTCGGGGCCCTCGCCGCCCGCCGCGGCGGCCGTGAACTTGTCGTTGACCTGCGGCCACGGAATCCACTGCACGGTGGCATTCGCGCCGGTCTGGGTCTTGAACTCGGCGACGAGGTCGTCCATGTACTTCTGGGACGGCTCGTTGGGGTCGCCGAGGCGCCAGACGGTGATGCTCTGGCCCGCGTACTTGGGGCCTGAGGCGGAGGCGGAGGCCTGCGGCTGGGGCGTGGTGGTCTCTCCGGAGCCACATGCGGCCAGGCCCAGGGCCAGGGCGGCCGTGGTGACCGTAGTGGCCGTGATCTTCGCGATCCTCACTAGCGTTCTCCCTTCCCGGCTAATCGCGTCGGGTCTGCGCTCATCGGGTGCTGAGCCTGCGGTCCGCACCAGGCTGATCGTCAGTGTCGAATAGGTGCTAAACTAACAAGAAACTTTCTTAAAAGAAACTGCCGTTAGCGTTTCGTTGCGAGAGGGGAGAGGTCCCGTGACACGGAATCCCGGTGTGCCACGGCTGCTGCGCCGTCTGAATGACCGGTCGGCTTTGGAGCTCCTCCTCTCCGAGGGCCCGCTCACCCGTGCCGAGCTGGGCGAACGCACCGGCCTTTCCAAGGTGACCGCCGGACAGCTGCTCGCCCGGCTGGAGGAGCGAGGCCTCGTGGAGGTCGCCGGCGAGCGGGCCGGCGGGCGCGGGCCCAACGCCGCCCTGTACGGCGTGGTGCCCTCCAGCGCACACGTCGCCGGCCTCGAGGTGCTGCCCGACGCCATCACCGTCGGTGTGGCCGACATCACCGGCAGGACCGTGGTCGAGGTCGTGGTCAATCCGACCGACGGCGACCCGGTCGCCACCGTGCATGAGGCCGTACG from Nonomuraea polychroma encodes the following:
- a CDS encoding extracellular solute-binding protein; this encodes MRIAKITATTVTTAALALGLAACGSGETTTPQPQASASASGPKYAGQSITVWRLGDPNEPSQKYMDDLVAEFKTQTGANATVQWIPWPQVNDKFTAAAAGGEGPDVTEIGNDQVPLWQSQDALAPVTSITSGGEHAQIPKNLFGLETIDGEVYAMPWGAGTRAVMYRKDWFKDLKIEVPKTWDEVLAAAKKIQEEKGKDVDGFAFNGGSDANHLLGALAWSEGGEYALKEGDKWVGKLTDPAFKTGFETYTGIVTSGASSKSRLTQNTTDIRTRFSNGKVGMYLTASWDIATIKEESKGKVKEDQMAFFPLPSKAGGETPAFFGGNDITVWNDAKNKELALEFVKLATSKKWADRYAMDGGLLPVYPDTLAELAKDPAQAPFAAAFAKAKAFPADPQWTEANETKAVLQNAARSVIEGKATADEALAKANKELEDILNQS